A region from the Mesorhizobium sp. J8 genome encodes:
- a CDS encoding sterol desaturase family protein: MKSVGEYIIARFEAWCELASNPSFYFVAAFLLIVLACDVVRKGWRRSLSRRAIESVTASLAIFHINIFLVPGVWLLSDDVKQAYDLLGIPSIPGSVWTGLPTWLLSFLGILAADFANYWNHRLMHMKWLWPVHAIHHSDPVVNGLTTYRVHALENLVMLVSYTLLLSWIGLPRDAIGFGALLVLFHNIYVHIDVDWGHGPLRLLVASPRFHRWHHADVPAAYGKNLANVFPFFDWIFGTYRVPGPCNVPLGATGVPRNDVVRLTLWPFVEWSRLAIALLSTRRRPSDRDHGDVPAE; the protein is encoded by the coding sequence GTGAAGAGCGTCGGCGAGTACATCATCGCCCGCTTTGAAGCGTGGTGCGAACTGGCTAGCAATCCCAGTTTTTACTTCGTGGCCGCCTTTCTGCTCATCGTCTTGGCATGCGATGTCGTTCGCAAAGGGTGGCGTCGGTCCTTGTCAAGGCGCGCGATAGAAAGCGTAACGGCGTCGCTAGCGATCTTCCACATAAATATTTTCCTGGTTCCTGGAGTTTGGCTGCTGTCGGATGACGTGAAGCAAGCTTATGATCTGCTTGGCATACCAAGTATCCCAGGCAGTGTTTGGACCGGTCTTCCCACGTGGCTGCTTAGCTTCCTCGGTATCCTGGCGGCCGATTTTGCCAACTACTGGAACCACCGCCTCATGCATATGAAGTGGCTGTGGCCCGTGCACGCGATTCATCACTCCGACCCGGTCGTCAACGGTTTGACCACTTACCGTGTCCACGCGTTGGAGAATCTCGTCATGTTGGTCTCTTACACCCTTTTGCTGAGTTGGATAGGCTTGCCGCGTGACGCGATCGGTTTTGGCGCCCTGCTCGTCCTGTTCCACAATATCTATGTGCACATCGATGTCGATTGGGGACACGGCCCCTTGCGTTTGCTTGTCGCATCGCCTCGTTTCCATCGCTGGCACCATGCCGATGTGCCGGCTGCCTACGGCAAGAACCTTGCCAATGTTTTTCCGTTCTTTGATTGGATATTCGGCACCTACAGAGTGCCCGGCCCCTGCAACGTCCCCTTGGGTGCCACAGGCGTGCCGCGCAACGACGTTGTGAGGTTGACGCTATGGCCTTTCGTCGAGTGGTCAAGACTCGCGATCGCTTTGCTTTCGACGCGCCGACGCCCGAGCGATCGTGATCACGGCGACGTTCCCGCCGAATAG
- a CDS encoding prepilin peptidase: MSLLLAASLVFQGLAILLLGRIAWTDFTTQRISNRHVLLLLCLGLGTLQFQSLQSHSWLEMGISAFGGLALFIALFPFWLLRKVGAGDVKLMSVTPFLIGGSNLALFSVLLLVFAIATATVIKNPFVLPAGMFRQYVQHMDEDGVVPFGVPISAATICAIAFQMYHAVVVATSSGILEQLN; this comes from the coding sequence ATGAGTCTTTTGCTCGCTGCTTCGCTTGTGTTCCAGGGCTTGGCGATTCTGCTGCTTGGGCGGATTGCCTGGACGGATTTCACGACGCAGAGAATATCCAACCGTCACGTGCTGCTGCTTCTCTGCCTCGGCCTCGGAACTCTTCAATTCCAATCATTGCAAAGTCATTCATGGCTGGAGATGGGCATAAGCGCGTTTGGCGGTCTTGCGCTGTTCATTGCGCTTTTTCCGTTCTGGCTTTTGCGAAAGGTTGGTGCCGGCGATGTCAAGCTGATGAGCGTCACGCCGTTTCTGATTGGCGGAAGCAATCTAGCCCTGTTTTCTGTGTTGCTGCTGGTTTTCGCGATTGCCACAGCGACGGTGATCAAGAATCCCTTCGTCCTACCAGCAGGCATGTTCCGCCAATATGTGCAGCACATGGACGAGGATGGCGTCGTGCCGTTCGGCGTGCCGATTTCGGCGGCTACCATCTGCGCGATAGCGTTCCAGATGTATCACGCCGTGGTGGTGGCAACCAGTTCGGGAATTCTTGAGCAGCTAAATTGA
- a CDS encoding type II secretion system F family protein, whose translation MLSNTDDLTFLVSLAVFAAAGALFLFGALVLLPAMQTRKLVTDSLVGDTPVDRRSILGQDSLAKAAARKPIEAYFRSMEKERNEPDALEAKLFRAGFYHPSAPLIYMLCRLGIVAIGFVVIYALLSRILPPWLPGFVSLAGSALFGLACIVIPSIMLDRFENAQKQVYRRAFPDFMDMMITCADAGMSLEAAVERVSQEMASTHKWLGIQLSIMNLQLRAGKPLREALRELADRIGLDEAKALAVLFRQSEELGTSLTDALRVYSAEMRSQRILTAEERANALPVKMMIPLGLCIFPVVMMVILLPVLIRMKGIFF comes from the coding sequence TTGCTTTCGAATACGGACGATCTGACCTTTCTCGTCTCTCTCGCGGTCTTCGCTGCTGCTGGAGCCCTGTTTCTGTTCGGTGCGCTGGTATTGCTGCCCGCCATGCAGACGCGCAAGCTGGTGACGGATAGCCTGGTCGGCGATACGCCGGTGGATCGCCGATCAATTCTCGGACAAGACAGTCTCGCCAAGGCCGCGGCGCGAAAGCCGATCGAGGCCTATTTCAGATCGATGGAGAAGGAGCGCAACGAGCCCGACGCTCTGGAGGCCAAGCTCTTTCGAGCGGGCTTTTATCACCCCAGCGCACCTCTCATCTACATGCTCTGCCGGTTGGGAATCGTCGCCATAGGGTTTGTGGTTATATATGCTCTCCTGTCGAGGATATTGCCCCCATGGCTACCGGGATTCGTTTCCCTCGCCGGGTCGGCGCTGTTCGGATTAGCCTGCATCGTCATCCCGAGCATCATGCTTGATCGCTTCGAGAACGCGCAAAAGCAGGTCTATCGCCGCGCCTTCCCGGACTTCATGGATATGATGATCACTTGCGCCGATGCCGGCATGAGCCTCGAGGCGGCGGTCGAGCGTGTGAGCCAGGAGATGGCCAGCACCCATAAATGGCTGGGCATCCAACTCTCGATCATGAATCTGCAATTGCGCGCAGGCAAGCCGCTTCGCGAAGCCTTGCGCGAATTGGCGGACCGTATCGGACTTGATGAAGCCAAGGCGTTGGCGGTGCTATTCCGGCAGTCGGAAGAACTCGGCACCAGCCTCACCGATGCCTTGCGCGTCTACAGCGCCGAGATGCGCAGCCAAAGAATTCTGACTGCGGAAGAGCGCGCCAACGCATTGCCGGTCAAAATGATGATCCCGCTGGGGCTCTGCATTTTCCCTGTCGTGATGATGGTCATCTTGCTGCCGGTGCTCATCCGCATGAAGGGCATTTTCTTCTAG
- a CDS encoding ABC transporter substrate-binding protein: protein MTRATDLRRKRWRALALAVAAALYGCQSKSGASDVLDPTAIAAPAGQAGAAAAPAQQASVETPSSPASGTPALGSPASGSATSGGPTSAAAAKAQLTLGTGPTKVAMLLPLSAPGSTGENGRKMYDGARLAMADLGDKLLTLTIEDTRGDSGYAKDLAVKAITSGTAKAVIGPSELAAAQHLAKLSGSKRPPVLALADNFAGGPGVYSVRLSEADSAAAGAAGIAGKGARKFVLMVPAGADSSAVESRVANALSIYGATLAVTLPYSPTDGGAKVVSDMSSLVEAPDAVVVACGGGSPTAVLAALKAKGIPGKTVTLIGTDRWLERPVDPLYEGAYIATLDESETGPIADRFKATYNYQPDVNVAYAYDMVALSAGIASAAGPDGFNKQVLENTTGFRGSTGLFRFRSDGSSQRSMPFFKVEKGRLKLVEKQTAGF, encoded by the coding sequence ATGACGCGGGCGACCGATCTGCGGCGCAAGCGTTGGCGAGCCCTGGCCCTGGCCGTTGCGGCGGCGCTTTACGGATGTCAGTCCAAGAGCGGCGCGTCGGATGTGCTCGATCCGACGGCGATCGCCGCGCCCGCCGGCCAGGCGGGCGCCGCCGCCGCACCCGCCCAGCAGGCAAGCGTCGAGACCCCAAGCAGTCCGGCATCGGGCACTCCGGCCTTGGGCAGCCCGGCATCTGGCAGCGCGACTTCGGGCGGCCCGACCTCGGCCGCCGCCGCCAAGGCCCAGCTGACGCTCGGCACGGGGCCGACTAAGGTGGCCATGCTGCTGCCGCTTTCGGCGCCCGGAAGCACGGGCGAGAACGGCCGAAAGATGTATGACGGTGCACGCCTCGCGATGGCCGATCTCGGCGACAAGCTTCTGACGCTGACGATCGAGGACACGCGTGGCGACAGCGGCTACGCCAAGGACCTCGCGGTGAAGGCGATCACCTCGGGCACGGCGAAGGCGGTGATCGGGCCGTCCGAGCTTGCGGCCGCGCAGCACCTTGCCAAGCTCTCCGGCTCCAAGCGGCCGCCGGTGCTGGCGCTGGCCGACAATTTCGCCGGCGGCCCCGGCGTCTATTCGGTGCGGCTGAGCGAAGCCGACAGCGCCGCAGCGGGCGCGGCGGGAATCGCCGGCAAGGGCGCCAGGAAATTCGTGCTGATGGTGCCGGCGGGCGCCGACTCGAGCGCGGTCGAATCCCGGGTGGCAAACGCGCTCAGCATCTATGGCGCCACGCTTGCGGTGACGCTGCCCTATTCGCCGACGGACGGCGGCGCCAAGGTGGTGTCGGACATGAGCTCGCTGGTCGAGGCGCCCGACGCCGTGGTCGTCGCCTGCGGCGGCGGCAGCCCGACAGCGGTGCTTGCCGCGCTGAAGGCGAAAGGCATTCCAGGCAAGACGGTGACGCTGATCGGCACCGACCGCTGGCTCGAGCGGCCAGTGGATCCGCTCTACGAGGGCGCCTATATCGCGACGCTCGACGAGAGCGAGACCGGGCCGATCGCCGACCGCTTCAAGGCGACCTACAACTACCAGCCCGACGTCAACGTCGCCTATGCCTACGACATGGTGGCGCTGAGCGCGGGCATAGCGAGCGCGGCCGGCCCCGACGGCTTCAACAAGCAGGTGCTGGAGAACACGACCGGCTTCCGCGGCTCGACCGGCCTGTTCCGCTTCCGCAGCGACGGCTCGAGCCAGAGGTCGATGCCGTTCTTCAAGGTGGAGAAGGGGCGGCTGAAGCTGGTGGAGAAGCAGACGGCGGGGTTTTAA
- a CDS encoding tetratricopeptide repeat protein, whose translation MTKRLAVATSLLLIFLAGCQTNDTTGGVVRTNEPAKGDYTAFGDAFDGLKTVSDVDYYASDQAVTEAKTQFRSENYGNAGALFYKATRLAPNDGVAWLGLAASCDRIRRFDLSDMAYGRAFKLLGATPEYYNNLGYSYLLRGKLQDARSNFLKAYELAPNDPTVANNLKLLSSSVRNIERS comes from the coding sequence ATGACAAAGCGCCTCGCAGTCGCGACCAGCCTCCTGCTGATCTTCCTGGCCGGTTGCCAGACCAACGACACCACGGGGGGTGTCGTGCGCACCAATGAGCCGGCCAAGGGCGACTACACCGCCTTCGGCGACGCCTTCGACGGGCTGAAGACGGTCAGCGACGTCGACTACTACGCGTCGGACCAAGCGGTCACAGAGGCCAAGACCCAATTTCGTTCCGAAAACTACGGCAATGCCGGCGCTTTGTTCTACAAGGCGACGCGGCTGGCTCCCAATGACGGCGTCGCCTGGTTGGGCTTGGCCGCTTCCTGCGACCGCATCCGTCGCTTTGATCTTTCCGACATGGCCTACGGCCGAGCCTTCAAGCTGCTCGGCGCGACGCCGGAATACTACAACAATCTCGGCTATTCCTATCTGTTGCGCGGCAAACTGCAGGACGCGCGCAGCAACTTCCTCAAGGCCTATGAACTGGCACCCAACGATCCGACCGTGGCCAACAATCTGAAGCTGCTGTCGTCAAGCGTGCGGAACATCGAGCGCTCATGA